TTGAAAAGGCATGCTTGTCTTAGTTGAATTTGTTGATTCCCTATTGTGCTGAATTGTGATTGTTTTGATTCGAATTGTAGATGATGATGGCCAATTGTCATGCTTCTTTAATTACTAAACATGACTTTGTTCTTATGTGGAGCAGCAACTGTAGGCTGATATTGGTGAGACTGAAGCTGATAAGGTTGATGAGGCTGCCCTCATTGGCAATGAAAAGCATGAATCTAAGTGTATAACAAGTTACTTTTAGAATGTGTTTCTGTTTTATCTGGTGCTTCTTTCTGGTGTCCAAGGTGGAGATGATGCCTCTTTCCGACATCATCTCTACCTTAGAAGTTGCTGAATTAGTATTTTCTCTGAAATGTATTTTTCCCATGTTTTCCTTCAAAACAGAGGTGACCAAAGAAAAAACATTACATCTTTCCATTACATGTTTGTCTTATCCTttggtttctctttttttccttttttttgggatttacCCTTGTCCTTTGTTTCTCGTGTTTTGTCCTTGTGTTTTGATGATATGAGACTTCTTTGCACATTTGTCTGCAAGTTTTTTGCTGCAATGGCGCTTGAATTGACTTGGTTGGTGAAAGTTTTTGTGTTACATGTATTTTATATCCCTATGATTTTGTTCTATCCATATGTGATACTTCTTTATGTCTGTTTTCTTGACCTGATTGCCAGTTTTGTTTTTCAGTATTATTCATCTTCATTTCAATGGGAACTCACTGCTCTAAATTAGGCTTTTGCTGGTAGCCTTCTAGCCTCAGATCCAACATCCCTTATTCCTGTGATCTTGGTAATTCTTAAAACTCTGTTAAATGTATAAAAATGTAATATTTGTTccctttttctgatttttttcttCTGGGATTTTAGAGAAATGTGGAGAAAATGCGAGGATGAAACTGCCAGCATTTAAAGAATGCAGTTTAGATGAGCTAAAGATGGCACCTTCAAGATTCTCAATTGAAAACATTGTATCAGAACATGGAGATAGAGCTCGCAATGTTGTCTACAAAGGGCAGCTTGAAGATGACGCCTCTTGGATTGCTGTCAAACATTTCAATAAGTTAACCATGAGTACGGTGGATGTTATTCAGATTTAAGATTTGTTGTATGCAATTTGTAGGTTGATAAGCGAGGAAACTTATTGCAGGCTGATGTGATTTGAGACATTGATTATACGGTTGTTATGCCATTTGAATTGTACCTTTGTTTACAATCAAATAGGATGAAGTATTTTGTTTCTACCAAATGGGATGAAGtcgctttcattttttttcttactcACTTTGGCTTTTactattttgcattttcttgcgTACAGCCTTATTAACTCTCctccttcactttttttttttttttctaatcttGAAAATGATCTGAGAGCATAGGAAGTAAAATCTAAGCTCTAATGATGCATATTAATGGACCTTGTAATTAAATCATAATGCAACCTACCCTTGAAATAGCAAGTGCAGCTGATAACTTAGACAAAGTTTTATAATATTTTGGTTCTTTAATGAGAGTAACACTGACTATTTTTTACATGATTACATACTTAGATGAAAGTTGACTTTAATTTtggtttaatattttattttgatttatttgtaaCTAAATTCTAtcaaaaaacaaacaaatttcatTAATGATCCATTTGAATTAGtacaaattattttattaaattggGCATCTTCATCCTTTTTCCCACCGTGCATAGCACGGTTTATGCCTCCTAGTGTATTGATTAATTGCCATGGAAAGTCACTTCATACGTCACATAATGTCCAAAAGCAGCTCTATCTCTCCACCAAACTTCAACGATTGACTGCTATCCAGTCAATATTAACTTTGCAATGAACATTTGCGTCCCACCAAAAAACGAAGCTACGAGATTCCAGCTCCAAATTTCAAAGTTAAAATTAATTAATGGAAAATGAACTTACAATGCTGACAGCGTCGTCGACGTCATCAAGACAGTAACGTCCGGCCTCCTCGTTAAACAGCATTTTATCACCGGAATCGCAGCCATTCCTTCACCTATTagaaataatcaaataattaaacaattattatAGCGCGAGAAAATACTAGTAGTGGTAGATTTTAaacacaaaaggaaaaattaagcAATTAATAACCTAAAGAGACGGCGTGGAACCAAACTAAAGGTCCGGCGGGCCGAGGAAGCGAGGGGCGGCCGAGACGCTCAGTCCACCGTTTCGGATGCTCGAGACCTCGGAATTTGCGCCACCGTAGGTGGAGGTTTATCATCGGCGATAGACCGTAGGAAAAAGCTCGGTAGATTTTGTAAATTAGTTCACCTTTCCCCCTAGCCATTTGACGCTACTGAATCTACAGTACTAACTGTGGAATGAAGCAGGCCCCGGTGAATGCCTGAGCCGTGCCGTGTGGGGGGCTTTGGGCTTGACAAAGTTTGATGGCATC
The Coffea arabica cultivar ET-39 chromosome 6c, Coffea Arabica ET-39 HiFi, whole genome shotgun sequence genome window above contains:
- the LOC140008329 gene encoding probable 3-deoxy-D-manno-octulosonic acid transferase, mitochondrial, which gives rise to MARGKGELIYKIYRAFSYGLSPMINLHLRWRKFRGLEHPKRWTERLGRPSLPRPAGPLVWFHAVSLGEGMAAIPVIKCCLTRRPDVTVLMTSTTLSAFEAIKKELTANVIYQFAPVDAPAAVEAFLGYWMPNAIILIESELWPNLIIGAAKNGVSTSSYIRYLFDWI